Proteins from a genomic interval of Trifolium pratense cultivar HEN17-A07 linkage group LG6, ARS_RC_1.1, whole genome shotgun sequence:
- the LOC123892400 gene encoding transcription factor Maf-like, with translation MEPFVIFIVIAVSVFVLAVILSLLCRAMGVQPAYGSGGGGGFAHHNHHHNFHHHNGTMGGIIGGAGGGGAFDGGGGGAAGGGAGGGGAC, from the coding sequence ATGGAACCATTCGTGATATTTATCGTAATAGCTGTTTCTGTGTTTGTCTTAGCTGTAATATTGAGTTTGTTGTGCCGAGCAATGGGAGTCCAGCCAGCATATGgaagtggtggtggtggaggtttTGCCCATCACAATCACCACCATAATTTTCATCATCATAATGGAACAATGGGTGGAATTATTGGGGGTGCAGGTGGTGGGGGAGCATTTGACGGCGGCGGTGGAGGCGCAGCTGGAGGAGGAGCAGGAGGTGGTGGAGCATGTTGA